A window of the Parabacteroides merdae ATCC 43184 genome harbors these coding sequences:
- a CDS encoding FAD-dependent oxidoreductase, whose protein sequence is MKQWWFIILLIISFPLKADNIFVEAESFDCRGGWVLDNQSMGQMGSPYLLAHGLGVPVENASTVIRVENGGKYRVWVRTRDWVKQWDQTASPGRFELLLNGKALEVTFGTERAEWHWQDGGTICLKTGENRVELRDLTGFDGRCDAIFFTSALEMLPPDGKEELTVFRRNMLGLPENPEDAGEFDLVVVGGGIAGCCTALSAARLGCKVALIQNRPVLGGNNSSEVRVGLSGLIAQQPYPNLGNLVDELGPVGHWNNWEAKRDSSSVRSRQIMKILHQYPEKTIHNAGPASNYEDEKKFALLQNQENLNLFLNTQVVDVKKNGNKIVSVIGKNIISGKEYIFKAQLFSDCTGDGEVGFLAGADYRMGRESKEETGEPRAPLTSDLLVMGTSVQWYAEDTRNVSDFPDCPWAIRFDEKTCIPITRGDWDWEAGLNNDQITEIEYIRDHALRAVYGNWDFLKNKSEKKDQFAKKKLAWVAYIGGKRESRRLMGDLVLREQDILNDIQYEDATFTTTWGVDLHYPKPIQGMKEEPFLSYCDVQEIKPYAVPYRCLYSRNIGNLFMAGRDISVTHVALGTVRVMRTGGMMGEVVGMAASLCKKYHTDPRGVYEKYLSDLRILMKQGVGKSGFPEAESID, encoded by the coding sequence ATGAAACAATGGTGGTTTATTATATTGTTGATCATTTCTTTTCCTCTGAAAGCGGATAACATATTTGTTGAAGCGGAAAGTTTTGATTGTAGAGGAGGATGGGTTTTGGATAATCAGTCTATGGGACAAATGGGGTCTCCTTATTTGTTGGCACATGGATTAGGGGTTCCGGTTGAAAATGCTTCGACTGTGATCCGCGTTGAAAATGGAGGAAAATACCGTGTGTGGGTTAGAACCAGAGATTGGGTGAAGCAATGGGATCAAACGGCTTCTCCCGGACGTTTTGAGCTATTGCTGAATGGAAAAGCGTTGGAGGTGACGTTTGGCACGGAGAGAGCGGAATGGCATTGGCAGGATGGTGGAACGATTTGTTTGAAAACTGGTGAAAACCGGGTTGAACTACGTGATCTGACAGGTTTTGATGGTCGTTGCGATGCTATTTTTTTTACCTCGGCATTGGAGATGCTTCCTCCTGATGGGAAAGAAGAATTGACTGTTTTTCGTCGGAATATGTTGGGATTACCTGAAAATCCGGAAGATGCGGGAGAGTTTGATTTGGTTGTTGTCGGTGGAGGCATTGCGGGATGTTGTACAGCCCTCAGCGCAGCCCGTCTTGGATGTAAAGTCGCTTTGATCCAGAATCGTCCGGTTCTGGGAGGAAATAATAGTTCGGAGGTTCGTGTCGGACTTTCCGGATTGATCGCTCAGCAACCATATCCGAATTTGGGAAATCTTGTGGATGAACTTGGTCCTGTCGGGCATTGGAATAATTGGGAAGCAAAACGGGATTCTTCGTCAGTCAGGAGTCGGCAGATTATGAAAATATTACATCAGTATCCGGAAAAGACAATTCATAATGCAGGACCTGCATCTAATTATGAGGATGAGAAGAAATTTGCTTTGTTACAGAATCAGGAAAATTTGAATTTATTTCTAAATACACAGGTAGTTGATGTTAAAAAAAATGGAAATAAGATAGTTTCTGTCATCGGAAAAAATATAATATCGGGAAAAGAATATATATTTAAAGCTCAATTATTTTCTGATTGTACTGGAGATGGAGAAGTCGGTTTTCTTGCTGGAGCAGATTATCGTATGGGAAGAGAAAGTAAAGAGGAAACAGGTGAACCTAGAGCTCCTTTAACATCAGATCTATTGGTTATGGGAACTTCCGTGCAATGGTATGCTGAAGATACCCGTAATGTTTCTGATTTTCCGGATTGTCCCTGGGCTATCCGTTTTGATGAGAAAACTTGTATTCCTATAACCCGTGGAGACTGGGACTGGGAAGCCGGATTGAACAATGATCAGATAACAGAAATAGAATATATCCGGGATCATGCTCTTCGTGCAGTTTACGGTAATTGGGATTTCTTGAAGAACAAGAGTGAAAAGAAAGATCAATTTGCCAAGAAAAAGTTGGCATGGGTTGCTTATATAGGGGGGAAACGTGAATCTCGTCGTCTGATGGGCGATCTTGTTTTACGGGAACAAGACATATTGAATGATATTCAATATGAAGATGCGACATTCACTACGACTTGGGGAGTCGATCTTCATTATCCCAAACCGATACAGGGGATGAAAGAGGAACCATTTCTGTCTTATTGCGATGTACAGGAGATAAAACCGTATGCAGTTCCATATCGCTGTCTGTATTCCCGGAATATCGGGAACTTGTTCATGGCAGGTAGGGATATAAGTGTGACTCATGTTGCATTGGGTACTGTGAGGGTTATGAGAACTGGTGGTATGATGGGAGAAGTGGTGGGAATGGCAGCCTCTTTGTGTAAGAAATATCATACGGATCCCAGAGGCGTGTATGAGAAATATTTATCGGATTTGAGAATTTTGATGAAGCAGGGTGTTGGCAAATCAGGTTTTCCGGAAGCTGAAAGTATTGACTAA
- a CDS encoding FAD-dependent oxidoreductase, which produces MKTFITLLLLLSFGSVRAADLFIEAESFSNKGGWKVDQQFMDLMGSPYLLAHGMGVPVDDASTEVTFPEKGEYYVYVRTYNWTSPWKKGEGPGKFSLSVGGKKMTSPLGAEGSAWMWQIAGKVSVKNLKTVIKLHDLTGFDGRCDAIYFTMEAGKMPPSDVKELEAFRRQALGLPDEAPVAGEYDLVVVGAGIAGMSAAVSAARLGCRVALINDRPVVGGNNSSEIRVHLGGRIEEGTYKELGGLQKEFGPEKGGNAQPAEYYEDQKKMDWLAGEKNVSLFLNYRAIGVTKEGDKITSVVVKHIESGKELKFKAPLFSDCTGDGTIGYLAGADYRMGREGRDEYGESIAPEKADKLTMGSSVQWYSVDNKKSSPFPEFSYGVEFNDKNCEKVMMGEWTWETGMNFDQIKDFERIRDYGMLVVYSNWSYLKNRMKENDQYKNRKLGWVAYVAGKRESRRLMGDYILKEDDITKNVSHEDASFATTWSIDLHWQDPKNSEHFPGNEFKAVTKHILIHPYAVPYRCLYSRNVENLFMAGRNISVTHVALGTVRVMRTTGMMGEVVGMAASLCKKYDVTPRGVYRSHLEDLKTLMKEGVNKKGLPNNQRYNEGGILKDKPVVQ; this is translated from the coding sequence ATGAAAACGTTTATAACATTATTACTATTATTGAGTTTTGGATCGGTTCGAGCAGCAGACCTTTTTATTGAAGCCGAAAGTTTCAGTAACAAGGGTGGTTGGAAGGTTGACCAGCAGTTTATGGATTTGATGGGGTCTCCTTACCTTTTGGCGCATGGGATGGGTGTACCCGTCGATGATGCCTCTACGGAAGTAACGTTTCCTGAAAAAGGAGAATATTATGTATATGTTCGGACCTATAACTGGACTTCCCCGTGGAAAAAAGGGGAAGGTCCCGGTAAATTCAGTTTGTCTGTCGGAGGAAAGAAGATGACTTCTCCATTGGGAGCGGAGGGTTCTGCCTGGATGTGGCAGATAGCAGGAAAGGTGTCTGTCAAGAATCTGAAAACTGTAATCAAATTGCATGATTTGACGGGATTCGACGGTCGTTGCGATGCGATCTACTTTACCATGGAAGCTGGCAAGATGCCTCCGTCGGATGTAAAGGAACTGGAAGCATTCCGTCGTCAAGCATTGGGATTACCGGATGAAGCACCGGTTGCCGGCGAATATGATCTTGTAGTCGTGGGAGCCGGTATAGCCGGGATGAGTGCCGCTGTGTCGGCCGCCCGTCTGGGTTGCAGGGTAGCTTTGATTAATGACCGTCCTGTGGTAGGTGGTAATAACAGTTCGGAGATACGTGTCCATTTAGGAGGCCGTATCGAAGAAGGAACTTATAAGGAACTTGGCGGTCTGCAGAAAGAATTTGGTCCGGAAAAGGGAGGAAATGCACAACCAGCAGAATATTATGAAGACCAGAAGAAAATGGATTGGCTAGCAGGTGAAAAGAATGTGTCTCTTTTCCTGAACTATCGCGCGATAGGAGTGACAAAGGAAGGCGATAAGATCACATCGGTTGTTGTCAAACATATCGAAAGTGGTAAAGAATTAAAATTCAAGGCACCTCTGTTTTCCGATTGTACGGGAGACGGGACAATCGGTTATCTGGCGGGAGCCGATTACCGTATGGGGCGTGAAGGTCGTGACGAGTATGGTGAGAGTATCGCTCCGGAGAAAGCAGACAAGTTGACAATGGGTTCTTCCGTCCAGTGGTATTCTGTGGATAACAAGAAATCGAGCCCTTTCCCGGAGTTCAGCTATGGAGTGGAGTTTAACGACAAGAATTGTGAAAAGGTGATGATGGGAGAATGGACGTGGGAGACAGGTATGAACTTCGACCAGATCAAGGACTTCGAACGTATCCGTGATTATGGAATGCTGGTTGTCTATTCAAACTGGAGTTATCTGAAAAACCGTATGAAGGAAAATGACCAGTATAAGAACCGAAAATTAGGTTGGGTTGCTTATGTTGCCGGCAAGCGTGAATCACGTCGTCTGATGGGGGATTATATTTTGAAGGAAGACGATATCACGAAAAACGTGTCTCATGAAGATGCTTCTTTCGCCACGACATGGAGTATCGATTTACATTGGCAGGATCCGAAAAACAGTGAACATTTTCCAGGCAATGAGTTCAAAGCGGTGACAAAGCATATTCTGATCCATCCGTACGCCGTTCCGTATCGTTGTCTGTATTCTCGTAATGTGGAGAACCTGTTTATGGCCGGTCGTAATATTAGTGTGACTCATGTGGCATTGGGAACGGTCCGTGTGATGCGTACGACAGGAATGATGGGAGAGGTAGTAGGTATGGCTGCATCATTGTGTAAGAAATATGATGTGACACCTCGTGGTGTTTACCGTTCGCATCTGGAAGATTTGAAGACATTGATGAAAGAAGGTGTGAATAAGAAAGGGCTACCGAATAATCAGCGTTATAATGAAGGCGGTATATTGAAAGATAAACCGGTTGTTCAATAA